The segment TTATTTCCGTTACAACTCCTGCGCCGACTGTGTGTCCGCCTTCTCTTATGGCGAACCTCAGCTCTTTTTCCATGGCTATGGGAGTAATTAATACTACTTCTACCGCGACGTTATCTCCGGGC is part of the Candidatus Omnitrophota bacterium genome and harbors:
- the tuf gene encoding elongation factor Tu (EF-Tu; promotes GTP-dependent binding of aminoacyl-tRNA to the A-site of ribosomes during protein biosynthesis; when the tRNA anticodon matches the mRNA codon, GTP hydrolysis results; the inactive EF-Tu-GDP leaves the ribosome and release of GDP is promoted by elongation factor Ts; many prokaryotes have two copies of the gene encoding EF-Tu), translated to PGDNVAVEVVLITPIAMEKELRFAIREGGHTVGAGVVTEIIE